The bacterium BMS3Abin11 genome has a window encoding:
- the phoB gene encoding phosphate regulon transcriptional regulatory protein PhoB, which produces MQKKILVIEDEAAILGMITFTLENEGFLVTGVENGRDARRAIAESIPDLMLVDWMLPGISGLELVRGFRRSAATRIVPIIMLTARSEENDRVDGLDSGADDYITKPFSTRELLSRISALLRRAEAFEGSALPLLAGEIKLDPVAHELTIAGEPVNPGPTEYRLLFFLMQHPNRVYSRSQLLDYVWGENIYIEERTVDVHILRLRKLLKRFAVDHMLQTVRGIGYRFSVTVEQ; this is translated from the coding sequence ATGCAGAAAAAAATCCTGGTGATCGAAGACGAAGCCGCAATACTCGGCATGATCACCTTTACCCTGGAAAACGAAGGCTTCCTGGTGACAGGCGTTGAAAACGGCCGGGATGCCCGGCGGGCGATAGCAGAGTCCATTCCAGACCTGATGCTGGTGGACTGGATGCTGCCGGGCATCAGCGGCCTGGAACTGGTACGCGGGTTTCGCCGGTCTGCGGCCACACGCATTGTTCCTATCATCATGTTGACTGCACGCAGCGAGGAAAATGACCGGGTTGACGGCCTTGATTCCGGCGCCGATGACTATATTACGAAGCCTTTTTCTACACGTGAATTGCTGTCACGCATCTCTGCCTTATTGCGACGTGCGGAAGCCTTCGAGGGCTCTGCGCTGCCTCTGCTGGCAGGGGAGATAAAACTCGACCCGGTAGCGCATGAACTAACGATAGCTGGAGAACCGGTAAATCCCGGCCCCACCGAGTACCGGCTGCTTTTTTTCCTCATGCAGCACCCCAACCGGGTATATTCACGCAGTCAGCTACTGGATTATGTCTGGGGCGAAAACATCTATATTGAAGAAAGGACGGTAGATGTGCATATTTTACGTCTACGAAAACTGCTTAAACGCTTCGCTGTTGATCACATGTTGCAGACGGTTCGCGGCATCGGTTACCGTTTTAGCGTCACGGTTGAGCAATGA